One window of the Dermacentor andersoni chromosome 10, qqDerAnde1_hic_scaffold, whole genome shotgun sequence genome contains the following:
- the LOC129388124 gene encoding uncharacterized protein — translation MVRAAACHRHRQIRCNPSRSRFNAPNMADRGETAKLQELCPPRKVLHFSDGVLQENSSEENEPPVPMTVVDPRTLPWAPFLLHWALQLGSQALAVCDYLGEHLANWFGVTAPKYRYEIEHGQADDDDNEQKQEPGWQRPAELLQVTAQQPAQQQGPRY, via the exons ATGGTCAGGGCAGCAGCTTGCCACCGCCATCGTCAAATCCGATGCAATCCAAGCCGGAGCCGATTCAATGCACCGAACATGGCCGACCGTGGCGAAACCGCGAAACTACAGGAACTCTGCCCGCCACGTAAGGTGCTGCACTTCAGCGACGGCGTGCTCCAGGAAAACAGCTCGGAAGAGAATGAGCCACCTGTGCCCATGACCGTGGTAGACCCG AGGACGCTGCCGTGGGCGCCGTTCCTGCTGCACTGGGCGCTGCAGCTGGGAAGCCAGGCCCTGGCCGTGTGCGACTACCTGGGAGAGCATCTGGCCAACTGGTTCGGCGTCACGGCGCCCAAGTACCGGTACGAGATCGAGCATGGACAGGCGGACGACGATGACAACGAGCAGAAGCAGGAGCCCGGCTGGCAGCGACCAGCGGAGCTGCTGCAGGTCACGGCCCAGCAGCCGGCCCAGCAACAGGGTCCGCGCTACTGA
- the LOC129388123 gene encoding uncharacterized protein, with protein MAVASCCPDHRVFYKNFCRKLYGPDQRLALTGANACRVYSPLIICVMLPAVFCTPWATMIERALLRGAPDGGTFCTATPNAPFSALPTQVNLTLSADWKALSSVTTLNVPTINEQQPSTAPCGLGGCATTQLSNPLVFAMQVGKHRTLFTKKTSNYFLVQLPSPQCCLATCIECFHVVQSPLLMCGDIESNLGPDKLDVIIDELKKTSAGQTELVNEVQELKGQLLSMDQKMTNLTMRLSALETHCESLPALHSYLEMIQATSAATTRLVNVLEACLDDAENRSRRNNLLFYGLPDTTPLKCIRLQKT; from the exons ATGGCGGTGGCAAGCTGCTGCCCTGACCATAGAGTTTTCTACAAAaacttttgtaggaaactctatggccctGACCAACGCCTTGCCCTGACTGGAGCCAATGCCTGCCGC gtgtaCTCGCCCTTGATCATCTGCGTCATGCTCCCTGCTGTCTTTTGCACTCCCTGGGCGACCATGATAGAGCGTGCGCTCTTGCGCGGTGCACCTGACGGAGGGACATTCTGCACAGCAACCCCCAACGCCCCCTTTTCCGCTCTGCCGACTCAAGTCAACTTGACCCTCAGCGCAGACTGGAAGGCCCTATCGTCAGTAACCACACTCAACGTGCCAACTATAAATGAGCAGCAACCGTCCACCGCaccctgtgggctcggtggctgtgccacaacaCAATTGTCTAATCCACTtgtcttcgccatgcaggttggtAAGCATCGGACTCTATTCACAAAAAAAACCAGCAACTACTTTTTGGTACAGCTTCCGAGCCCCCAGTGTTGCCTTGCTACCTGTATCGAGTGCTTTCATGTTGTTCAGTCCCCATTACTGATGTGCGGTGACATTGAGAGCAACCTTGGCCCCGACAAGCTAGACGTAATCATTGATGAACTAAAAAAGACGTCTGCTGGCCAGACTGAATTGGTTAATGAAGTGCAAGAGCTTAAGGGCCAACTGCTGTCAATGGACCAGAAAATGACTAATCTGACTATGCGTCTCAGTGCCTTAGAAACTCATTGTGAAAGTCTGCCTGCACTCCACAGTTATCTAGAGATGATTCAAGCCACTTCAGCTGCAACAACTCGTTTAGTTAATGTGCTAGAAGCTTGTCTAGATGACGCAGAAAATCGCTCCCGGCGAAACAACCTACTTTTCTATGGTTTACCCGATACTACCCCACTGAAATGTATTCGCTTACAGAAGACTTAA
- the PpD3 gene encoding serine/threonine-protein phosphatase 5, with the protein MAAILEGSGGSETECLLRNESYAHKSPPEKEELAAKYKEQANEHFKKQEFNAAIELYSKAIEADPYKAVYYGNRSFAYLKTECFGYALKDASKAIELDRTYVKGYYRRAAAYMSLGKFKQALKDFEAVTKARPSDRDASAKYSECLKVVRRMAFERAIAVDDSKKSVADSIDIEAMCIEDDYKGPQLQDGRVTLEFMKELMETFKAGRKLHRKYAYKILVDAKALFQPLPSLVDINVPSECKFTVCGDIHGQFFDLMNIFELNGLPSETNPYLFNGDFVDRGSFSVECIFTLLGFKLLYPNHMYMSRGNHESQTMNQMYGFEGEVKAKYTPNMAELFTEVFNWLPLAHLINGRVLVMHGGLFSDDNVTLDDIRKTSRNRQPPEEGIMCELLWSDPQPQEGRSPSKRGVGIHFGPDVTRRFLQHNNLDYIVRSHEVKADGYEVAHQGKCITVFSAPNYCDTMGNKGAFITMNGRDLKPKFTTYEAVPHPNIKPMAYASSLLAL; encoded by the exons ATGGCGGCGATATTGGAGGGTTCAGGCGGCTCCGAAACAGAATGTTTACTCCGGAATGAATCGTACGCGCACAAATCTCCACCCGAGAAGGAAGAGCTCGCCGCTAAGTACAAGGAGCAAGCAAACGAGCACTTCAAAA AGCAGGAGTTCAACGCCGCCATCGAGCTCTACTCCAAAGCGATCGAGGCGGACCCCTACAAGGCGGTCTACTATGGGAACCGCAGCTTCGCTTACCTCAAGACGGAGTGCTTCGGATACGCGCTCAAGGATGCTTCCAAGGCGATCGAGCTCGACAGGACTTACGTGAAG GGTTACTACAGGCGAGCAGCTGCATACATGTCACTAGGGAAGTTCAAGCAAGCGCTCAAGGACTTCGAGGCG GTAACAAAAGCACGGCCGAGCGACCGCGATGCAAGTGCAAAGTACAGTGAGTGCCTCAAGGTGGTTCGGCGCATGGCTTTCGAGCGGGCCATTGCCGTGGACGACTCCAAGAAATCAGTCGCAGACAGCATTGACATTGAAGCTATGT GCATTGAGGATGACTACAAGGGACCCCAGCTGCAGGATGGCCGGGTGACACTGGAGTTCATGAAAGAGCTCATGGAAACCTTCAAGGCGGGACGCAAGCTGCATCGGAAATATGCCTACAAG ATCCTGGTAGATGCCAAGGCACTGTTCCAGCCCCTTCCCAGCCTCGTAGACATCAACGTGCCATCA GAGTGCAAGTTTACAGTATGTGGGGACATTCACGGCCAGTTCTTTGACCTCATGAACATCTTTGAGCTGAATGGGCTGCCATCTGAGACTAACCCATAT CTGTTCAATGGAGACTTTGTTGACCGGGGTTCTTTCTCAGTCGAGTGCATCTTCACATTGCTTGGCTTCAAGTTGCTCTATCCAAATCACATGTACATGTCACGAG GAAACCATGAGAGCCAGACCATGAACCAAATGTATGGTTTTGAAGGGGAGGTCAAGGCCAA ATACACACCCAACATGGCTGAGCTATTCACAGAAGTGTTCAACTGGCTTCCCTTGGCTCATCTCATCAATGGACGTGTTCTG GTGATGCATGGAGGCCTGTTCTCTGATGACAATGTGACGCTAGACGATATCCGCAAGACGTCCCGTAACAGGCAACCACCAGAGGAAGGCATCATGTGTGAACTTCTGTGGTCGGACCCCCAGCCCCAAGAGGGTCGCTCCCCCAGCAAGCGTGGTGTGGGCATTCACTTTGGACCCGATGTGACGCGGCGCTTCCTGCAGCACAACAACCTAGACTACATTGTGCGTAGCCATGAAGTCAAGGCCGATGGCTACGAGGTTGCCCACCAAGGCAAATGCATCACTGTCTTCTCTGCGCCAAACTACTG TGACACTATGGGGAACAAGGGAGCTTTCATCACCATGAACGGCCGCGACCTGAAGCCTAAGTTCACCACATATGAGGCTGTG CCTCATCCAAACATCAAGCCCATGGCGTATGCAAGCAGCTTGCTCGCCCTCTGA